In a single window of the Pocillopora verrucosa isolate sample1 chromosome 4, ASM3666991v2, whole genome shotgun sequence genome:
- the LOC131779801 gene encoding dual specificity mitogen-activated protein kinase kinase 1-like isoform X3, with translation MAIGRYPIPPPEENQKSTSPSHLKRIPPGTRPPSGVSNDARPMAIFELLDYIVNEPPPLLPPEQFSEEFCEFVNKCLVKNPSERANLKVLMDHVFIKISESKKVDFAGWVCSVAGL, from the exons ATGGCAATTGGAAGGTATCCAATCCCACCAcctgaagaaaaccaaaaaagcACAAGTCCATCACATCTAAAGAGAATACCTCCAGGAACAAGGCCACCCAGTGGTGTGAGCAATGATGCAAGGCCAATGGCGATATTTGAATTACTGGACTATATTGTGAATGAG CCTCCTCCCCTGCTACCACCAGAGCAATTTTCAGAAGAGTTTTGTGAGTTTGTCAACAAATG TCTTGTTAAGAATCCTTCAGAAAGAGCTAACCTCAAAGTGTTAATG GATCATGTCTTCATCAAGATATCTGAGTCAAAAAAGGTGGATTTTGCTGGCTGGGTTTGTTCAGTTGCTGGTCTATAG
- the LOC131779801 gene encoding dual specificity mitogen-activated protein kinase kinase 1-like isoform X2 — protein sequence MANSFVGTRSYMLPERLQGANYTVQSDIWSFGLSLIEMAIGRYPIPPPEENQKSTSPSHLKRIPPGTRPPSGVSNDARPMAIFELLDYIVNEPPPLLPPEQFSEEFCEFVNKCLVKNPSERANLKVLMDHVFIKISESKKVDFAGWVCSVAGL from the exons ATGGCAAATTCTTTTGTTGGCACACGATCTTACATGTtg CCTGAAAGACTTCAAGGAGCTAACTACACAGTTCAATCCGACATTTGGAGTTTTGGATTATCATTGATTGAGATGGCAATTGGAAGGTATCCAATCCCACCAcctgaagaaaaccaaaaaagcACAAGTCCATCACATCTAAAGAGAATACCTCCAGGAACAAGGCCACCCAGTGGTGTGAGCAATGATGCAAGGCCAATGGCGATATTTGAATTACTGGACTATATTGTGAATGAG CCTCCTCCCCTGCTACCACCAGAGCAATTTTCAGAAGAGTTTTGTGAGTTTGTCAACAAATG TCTTGTTAAGAATCCTTCAGAAAGAGCTAACCTCAAAGTGTTAATG GATCATGTCTTCATCAAGATATCTGAGTCAAAAAAGGTGGATTTTGCTGGCTGGGTTTGTTCAGTTGCTGGTCTATAG